The Bacteroidota bacterium genomic interval TCTCTCATGGGACTTGAAGTGGAAGAGCTCGAGGACGGGTTTGCATTTCACTCAAAAAGTACATTAATTCCCACGACGTTCGACAGCTATGGAGATCATCGGATCGCAATGGCGTTCGGCGTTGCTGCATCGGGTCTCGAGGGAGAATCAACAGTTAAGGATTCCGATTGCGTTGACATTTCATTCCCGGCATTCTGGGACACCCTTCACATATTGGCTAACTAGCCGAGGTCAGTGTGGCAAGCGTCAAACTTGAGAACATCCGGAAAGAGTATGAAGGGGGAGTCGTTGCCGTCAAAGACGTTAACATCGATATCGCCGACAAAGAATTTGTCGTGCTCGTCGGCCCGTCAGGCTGCGGAAAATCCACTACGCTTCGAATGATTGCCGGTCTCGAAGAGATCAGCGGCGGGACGATCTCCATTGGCGGCACGGTTGTCAACGATGTTCCCCCCAAGGACCGCGACATCGCCATGGTCTTTCAGAACTATGCTTTGTATCCGCATATGACGGTCTACGAGAACATGGCGTTCGGATTGAAGCTCAGAAAATATCCGAAATCGGAGATCGAAGCACGCGTCCACGAAGCCGCTCAAATACTCGGCATCGAGGAATATCTCGACCGGAAACCAAAGGCATTGTCCGGCGGGCAGCGGCAACGGGTTGCCCTGGGGAGGGCCATTGTTCGGAAGCCGAAGGTTTTTCTCTTCGATGAGCCCCTCAGCAACCTCGACGCGAAGCTGCGCGTGCAGATGCGCACCGAGATTTCTAAACTCCACGATCGGCTCAATGCTACGATGGTGTACGTCACGCACGACCAGACCGAGGCCATGACGATGGGAGACAAGATCGTCGTAATGAAGGATGGAACGGTACAGCAGACGAACACGCCGCTGAATCTCTACCACAACCCTTCGAATAAGTTCGTGGCGGGGTTCATCGGAAGTCCGGCAATGAATTTTATGGAGGGGACCATCTCCGTCAAAAAAGGGCTGACGTTCACAGAAGATAAAACCGGCGTTGTCCTGAAGCTGCCGAAAGAACAGCACTCGAAATTGAAACCGTTCGCCGGAAAAGGGGTTTGGCTTGGCATCCGGCCCGAGCATATCTCCGATGCGAACAAAACGGCCGGCGCGCGGTATGCACAATGCAAGGCCAGGGTGGAGGTTGTTGAGCCGATGGGAAACGAGATCTTCGTCTATTTCTCAACAGGGAACGGAAAACAATACGTTTCGCGGATCATTGCAACAGAGGAGCCAAAGGCCGGAAAAGAAATGGACCTCGCGTTCAACATGGGCAAAGCTCATTTCTTCAACAAGGAGACTGAAAAAGTTATCTGAAGTGCCGGTTCAAAGCTCAACGATTTGATGTTGAAACCGGTCGATGACAATCTCCCCGCTTAGCCATTTCACAAAGTCCGGTCCGTATTTGTTCATGTAGTACACTACGTTGAACTCTCTCTCCTGAAAGTTGGATTTCGGATAAATGTTCGACGCGACCTTTTGGATCTGCCTCATCGTGACGTCCTGCCGCCGCTGCTGCGCCGCCTGCGTTTTTTCCTTCAGCACATTCAACTGAGATTCTATTCGCGACACCGTTGAATCGATCGCTCCCGAGAGGGTCGAATCGATTTGCTGGATGCCGAAGCGGCTTTCTGCGACCGCTTCCTGAATGCGGCGGTGGAGCTGCTCAAAGAGAGCGTCGACCTTCACTTCAGAAACTTGTTCGGCAATCCGGGCAAGCAGGGGATCGAGGTCCGACCATATTTCGGTGACATCGACCGAATATTTTTCGAGGATGGTCTTTATCTTTTCCTCCACAATCGTCACGCTTGCACGTGGATACACGACTGGTTGTTGGACATCGAAGAATTCATAGACCGGCTTCAACTGAGCGAAATAAGCGATCTCCGAGGGGCCGCCCACGTACGCGGCCGTGGGTAAGATTGTATCCTGGCAAATGGGGCGGAGGACAACGTTTGGAGAAATCAGTTCAGGTGAAGTCTCAACAATGGCGGCCAGCTCTTCCTTGGAAAAAAATTGCCTCGTTCCTTTTAAGCTGTAGTCGCTTTCACGAGGTTCAATGAGGTACCGTCCCCCTTTGTGAATCATGAACAAGTTGATCGACTTCGCTTTGATTTGCGCGTGGTAGCGCTCTTCCAGGCTGGCGCTCGTCTCGATAACGATCTGCGATGTCTTTGAGGATGAGGAAATTTCTCTTTGGAAAATGGGTTTGAGAATCCTTTTAAGGTCGGCATTTCCCGGTTCGAGAAAAATTAATCCTGACTCCTCGAACAATTGGTTCATCAGTCCGACGAACGCCGAGCCTATCGAAGCTCCGTTCCTGTAATATCCCCGCAGCGCCGAAAACAAGCCTGTCTTGAATTCGGACTCCTGCAATTGCGCCTGCAGCCGTTCAAAAAAGCCGTCGATAAAACTATCGATTACAATGCTGCCAACCGGTCCCGGATTTTTTTCGAATGGTTTCCCGCCGAATAAATATTCGATCGTTTGAATATCGCCGGCTTGTCCGAGAACGTGCACCTTATTGATTTCTTCAAAATCATGGTCTTCATTCTCCACCCAGAAAACCGGCACGAAATTGTAATCGGGAAATTGCCCCGAGAGCTGTTCGGCGAGTTTGATCGCGGTGATCGTCTTGTAGATGGTGTAGAGCGGGCCGGCACACAGCCCTACCTGCTGACCGGTAACCACGGCAACAGTGTTATCGTTCCCCAGGAGATCGATGTTTGCCAGCGTTTTGATGCCGCAATGGTGCTGTTTGTTTTGCTCGGTAAGCACACGAACGAGAGTCGAGCGGTCGTGCGTTCTTGACAGCACTTTTTCGATGAGCTTCTTCCAATGCCTCCGGTCGTGAAAATCGGCGGAGTAATAATCTTTCACCTTCTCGAAATCATTCAGGTAGTCAACGTAAAGCGGGGTAATGCCTGCCTCGAAATTCTGGATCTGTTTGTAATCAACCCAATCCATCGAAACTCTCAAGTAATGAATGAAATGTCCTGTAATATACGCCCTAACGTCATAAGAATCAATTGTTGGCTTGACCGGCGCGCGGATTGATTTTCGTCACGACGTACGATATATTAGTACATGAAATTTGCTGGAAAAACAGTGTTGATCACCGGCGGCACCGGGGAACTTGGACGAGCCGTCACCAAGTACTTTCTTTCTGAAGGCGCCGATGTCGCCGATTCATATTACTCCGATCAGGATGCCGCGGAATTTACGGAGCTTTTCCCCCGGGCGGTGCTCTTAAAAGGAGATCTTTCGAAAGAGGGAGATGTTCGGCAGGCCTTTCAGTCGCTTCTGGAT includes:
- the ugpC gene encoding sn-glycerol-3-phosphate ABC transporter ATP-binding protein UgpC yields the protein MASVKLENIRKEYEGGVVAVKDVNIDIADKEFVVLVGPSGCGKSTTLRMIAGLEEISGGTISIGGTVVNDVPPKDRDIAMVFQNYALYPHMTVYENMAFGLKLRKYPKSEIEARVHEAAQILGIEEYLDRKPKALSGGQRQRVALGRAIVRKPKVFLFDEPLSNLDAKLRVQMRTEISKLHDRLNATMVYVTHDQTEAMTMGDKIVVMKDGTVQQTNTPLNLYHNPSNKFVAGFIGSPAMNFMEGTISVKKGLTFTEDKTGVVLKLPKEQHSKLKPFAGKGVWLGIRPEHISDANKTAGARYAQCKARVEVVEPMGNEIFVYFSTGNGKQYVSRIIATEEPKAGKEMDLAFNMGKAHFFNKETEKVI
- the bshC gene encoding bacillithiol biosynthesis cysteine-adding enzyme BshC; the encoded protein is MDWVDYKQIQNFEAGITPLYVDYLNDFEKVKDYYSADFHDRRHWKKLIEKVLSRTHDRSTLVRVLTEQNKQHHCGIKTLANIDLLGNDNTVAVVTGQQVGLCAGPLYTIYKTITAIKLAEQLSGQFPDYNFVPVFWVENEDHDFEEINKVHVLGQAGDIQTIEYLFGGKPFEKNPGPVGSIVIDSFIDGFFERLQAQLQESEFKTGLFSALRGYYRNGASIGSAFVGLMNQLFEESGLIFLEPGNADLKRILKPIFQREISSSSKTSQIVIETSASLEERYHAQIKAKSINLFMIHKGGRYLIEPRESDYSLKGTRQFFSKEELAAIVETSPELISPNVVLRPICQDTILPTAAYVGGPSEIAYFAQLKPVYEFFDVQQPVVYPRASVTIVEEKIKTILEKYSVDVTEIWSDLDPLLARIAEQVSEVKVDALFEQLHRRIQEAVAESRFGIQQIDSTLSGAIDSTVSRIESQLNVLKEKTQAAQQRRQDVTMRQIQKVASNIYPKSNFQEREFNVVYYMNKYGPDFVKWLSGEIVIDRFQHQIVEL